The window AAGAACTGCATGGTGGAAATGCAACCATTTGCAGAAATTAGGGATGGCTGGGTTTGGAGGACAGGGTAgctgaacatggagatgttgttaatCAACTACCAGTACAAATACCTCTTGCTGCAGCAAGTGGCAGTGCAGTTATGGCTACGGTGAATCATGATTCTACTTCTGCAAATGAGAGTGGTAACAGACTCGCTGGTTTTTTGGCACCAAAGAAGAGGAAAGAAATGGGGCGCCCAACCACCAGCCGTGAGAAGGCACCGTATGAGGGGCTCAGCAAACGGACAAGGTTCTGCAGCATATGTCGGCAGCAGGGGCACAAGAGGACTACGTGCCCGGACAGGGGTGATGCCCCGAAGCCTGTTCGCAAGCCAGCAAGGGGCAAAAATTGTGGAATCGAAGGGCGCAGGTGAAACAACTGCAACAAAGTGGGTGATCTGCGGATGATTGGGTTGTGAGCAATTGCAAGAATCTGTTTGTTTAGACTATGAACCTGTAGAATTTCATGTGTGCGTTGGTAGTTCCATCACTAGAACTTCTTTATTTCCATGCTTGCTAGGTGTATTCAGCTGTTGTTGTGCCAACTATGTATAATCTGAAGCTACTGTATGCTACAAATGGTTTGGAACTGTGTGTATGAGGGTTCGTCGGTAGTTCCGTTAGTATAACTCATCTACTGTCATGATTTCTGAATTTTGTGCCACAATGGAGCTTCTGGACTGTCATGATTTTCTGAATTTTGTTCCAatgtgatgatgcattatggaattttGATTACTGTGAAACATGTCTTGGTTTCTGAATTATGTTCCACAATAGAACTCTTGCACTGTAATGATTTCTGGATTATGTTGCAATGTGAGGATGCATTATGGACATTGGATGACTGTGAAAATGAGTCTTGGTTTCTGAAATTTTGGTGTCTGTATTTCTGAATTTTGTTCCAATGTGATCATGCATTATTGCAATTTGATGACTATCAAACGTCTTGCTTTCTGAATTTTTATAGATCATTGCTTGCATTATGGTCTCTTGAAGAGCACAGACATAAATTCATGACTGTCAAATGTGTCTTGCTTTCTGAATTTTTGAAGAtaattgcttgcattatggtttctTCAAGAGCACAACCATGAAAGTCTGAAATTTCGTAGAGACCGGGGAGTGCATTCAGAATTGCTGAGTATAATCACAATGTGGTGCATGAATTTAATAACCGGTCTGGATTATGTATTGTGAGAACTacattacccatccggagtatagtGTGTGTTGATAAGAAAATCAAATCTGAGATAAATTTTGGCATGCTTGCCCGTTGAGATATTCCACACAGGTGAGTGATTGACACGTAGTACCACTATGCAAAGTAGACAGGTGCGTGCTGTCTGGGATGCCACGCGCCCATTGTTGTGGCAATCCCTTTCAAATTTCAAAGTCTGTGAGCGGGAAGACGAGCAGCAGCAAGTAGATAAGGAGCGGAGCAGACTGCTTGGGTTGAGCCATTCCTCTGTACTGGTAAAACAGAGACTGACCATTAGAAGGCAGCTCTCGCCATGGCTCCAATCATGCTATCTCTCTTGTTGACTGGGCTTACAAAATCAGATCCAAGTGACGAGGTGGATGGAGTATCCACAGAGGTTAGTTTCTCCTTGATCTAATCTAAGTTTAGTAAGCATTGGAAGCAAGCTATTTCTAACACTGCACTAAATTAAGTGCAGCGTAGAATGAGCGAGAGGGAAGGGGATGAATGAATCGTGATGGGTAAGGTAGTGAAGCGGCACAACAGTAAAAGAGCAGCAGCCAGTGTTGGCCCAGAATCGGCGCAAAAACGACCCATCCCATTTGCGTACGTCTAAGCCGGAGCCCAGGTGCCTCACGGCGTTGGAAGGCCGTGCGGGCAGACGTGGGCCATGTGAACTGTTCAAAAAACACTATACGTGAATAATACCTGGGCCTGTACGCTCGTGTTTCTGGATCACGAGGCGAGCGAGCAGGGGGATACCGCGACCACATGTACTCGCCCTCAGAAGATCACTTTCGCAACAGCGGCATATATACATAGCAAGCACTTGAGTACAGAAGGTGGACAGCTGGGTGGGGAAACAATCCTTGCCGGCGGGAGTTTCCGAGACGGGCGGCGTTGATGGAGGCGACTGCAGGCGACGGCGGGGCCAAAGCCAGGCGGCAGAGGAGGCGAATCCAGGCAGCGGCGGCGCGCTCGTGAACCGGTCGCGGCAGTGAGGATCGAATCCCCAACGCTAACAAAGGAGCCGAGCCGAGCTGGGAGCTGCGCAACGCTTGGGAACTGATGCGGAGGAGACGATCCATACGATGCTGAGCTTGTCCATGTGGCGCGCATCGAAGGTGGGGCTGCACAGGAGGAGGTTTGCAGCCGGTCTCCACCGAATTTTTTTTCCGTCCTCTTCCcgtcctcctcgccgccgtcctcctccccgCCGTCCTCCCGTCCTcctcgcctccttcctcctccccgcCTCCTCCCCTCATGGCTGTGTGGAGCTGCACCTCGCCCCCACCTCACCTCACCTCGCCTCGTGCTCCACCTCCAGCACTTGGTGGCTGAAAAAGCTTCAATTTTTCGGCGCATCCGGTGGCGGAAGTGCCAGATCCTGTGGCGGCGTTGTAGATCCGGTGGCGGGGAAGCTCGATCCGGTGGCGCGTACTCGGCGCTTCCTGGTGGTCCTCCTCGACGCCCGTGGTGTTGGCGTGATGCAGTCACCTCCTCCTCGTCGTGCAGGGACGGCGGCGGTGCTCTCTCTGTTCATGGCTACTGCTGGTGTTGCTGCTGGTGGCGCGACCGATCTGTGTTCTGCATCGGCTACAGCCACTGTTGGTAAGTTCTTCCTCCCATTCCTCTGTTCTATGGCTCGAACTCATGTGCTGCTGCTCCTGTTGATGCACTACTGCTTCTGCTGAGTACTGCTGCTGCTGGTGTACCTAGGATGCTTTGTTTACTCCTAGTTGCTGCTAGCACAATCAAGTTAATTGCTGCTACCTGCATACGTCCACACCACCCTAAAACTGAAACTGAAGAAATCGGCAACATTCAGTTTCAAAACCACAAACTGACCTGCCAGTTTTCAGTATATTTTGGCTCCATTCATTTGCACAAGGAAGAAAGATTACATGGGGGATAATATAGGGAGGAATGGGAGTACAATTTTCTGAAGTTCAGACGATCTATTCGCGGTCCATTAAGCTCAGTAGAACATGACATACTTTTGCAAAGTACAGAATGGTTCAGTTGGCAGGATAGCAAGGATAAGTTTATCAACTCCAGCGCCACACCACCACATTGATCAAACACCTGCAACTGCAAATTCCAAATGTTTGATGATGTAAGTAGTGGCGCGTGGCGGCGACTGACCGTGCGGCGCGACATGTAGGGCTGCGAGCTCCACCGCTTGGCCCAGCCCAGCTCCTTGAGCTGGTCCAGCGACATGTAGGGAGGGAGTTCACTTTTTAGGTTTGTGTGTACTGCTATGATGGCCTTGTGTGGTGGATCTTCTGTTTACTCCTGGATGAGTACAATTACTAGGCTAATTACTGTGTGCAATGCTGCTGCTCCTGGATGCTCTGTTTATATGAGTAAGTTCCATGGAGTAGCACTGTCCATGAGTAGATAATCATCAATATCCAATACTCcaaattctaataaattccaacaaATTTAAATAAATTCAAATAAACAAGACAAGACATGCACAATGCTCCACATTTCTCCAATTATCTGAATACGACAATACACAAGATaaaactcctctctctctctccttccctcactCCTCTCAATCTCTCATTCcctcactcctctctctctctccttcctctatAAGGGTCTTGGTCTCAGCAACTAGCCGAGCATCGCAAGATAGAAAGATTGCTGACCTTCCTTCATTTTGATGGCGATCTTTATGCAAATGCGGGAGTGTATACTCATTGCCTCCTTTATTTTTCATAACCTCAATCATAACTGCCTGGAGTGTCACGAAGCTTCTAAACAACTTCTGAACCTCATAGTTCTCGAACTGTTCCTCCACACCTTCTACCAATTCCTGAATAGTTTTAGGTGATAAGCAATCAGTTAGGGATTGAAGAGAATTGTGCAAGCATAGGTCTAAAACGTTCATATCGGGGCTGTTGGGTGGTTGTTGCAACAACCGAATATCAAGATCCGTTTGTGCTACAGCCTCTTGAAAACCCACGTCATTAGGCAGGACATGTGGCTTGGCATTATCCTGATGTATATAGATGGTTCTTCCAATATCTTCGTCAGGCCATTTGTCTTGTATAGCAGGGATCACCTTGTTGCATAGATAATCCCTCATCACATTTCTGGTCACTTTCACATTTTTCAGTTCTTTAGTTCCTCTAATTCTGTTTTGACTCGTTCTGACTGCCGCCTTCTCTTCGACGAAGGCCCAAGTCCCGATCTTGCCATCAAATATGACCTCCCCATCATCACTATATCTTGGCTTGGCCACGGCTGTCAGGAACATGACCTTGCCAATGCAGTTCGTATTCGGCACGGGGCGCTCGGGTGTACGTTCTTTTGGGAGTAGATAGTACGTATTCTTCACTCGTGTCATATCATACCATTTCTCATCTATATGGACCATGTCTGTCATTGGCTTGAAAAGAGGAGATGGAGTTGAGATCCAAAGCTCATCGAGCATGGACATGCAAAATTTCAGTCTTGCAATCTTATTCTTTGGCTTGATGGTAGGCTTCACGGTGCTAGTGACACGCTTCAGCTCACCTAACTTGAACCTCCTGTGTAGGGTCGAGCGGGGAATACCAAGAGACCTTGCTAGAGCTCGAACCGTTCTCCTTCTGTTGAGTGGGATTGTCGATGTCCTTGACAGATCCAAGTTCTTTCTCTTTCTTCCAACTCTACCTGGTCTTTTGCTTGCGACAACCACTTGGCCTTCTGCAATTTGTTCATTTGCATCTTTCCAGATTCTTTCAACCGTTCGTATGCCTGTATTCAATAGGCTTGCAATGAGTATCTTGTCTTCTGGCTGAATAGCTCCATCTCTGCTCTTGATCACTTTCAAAGCAAAATAAACAGCAAATCTTTCCTTATCTGACAGGTTCACTGAAGTTCTTCTTATTGCTTCCTGATGAATTGCTTCTTCCTCATCCAGCAACATCTCGTCTCCTGTTAAATAAGGAGCAAAGGGTAAGTCATCTAGATATTGCAAAGGGTAAATCATGCAAAGAGTCATCTAGCTATTTCAGCAAAGTATTGTTAAACAATAAATTTACTCAAATCAGTAAATTTAACTGAATGTTCACTGAATTTTGATAGTAAATTTAACTGAATATTTTGAAAAACTACCTGCAGGTATGTGTTGGTTACTGCTGCTGCTGGTGTAGCTGTTGCTATTGCTGTtgtagctgttgctgctgctggtggtgTTCATGGCTGCTGCTGCTATTTCTGGAGTACTGCTGCTGCTATTACAGGTATGTGATGCTGCTGCTTCAAATTGCTGGAGTaaactgctgctgcttcttcaaactGTTGGAGTATATTGGGTCATCTAGATTAACAGACCTCCCTGCATATAAATTTAGCCATGCCTGCTCCCATTCGCCTAGTGATTTCTTCAATAGCCTTTTGGTACCTAAAAACAAAAGAAAGATGATTATATTATGCAAGTTTCAAAAGAACTTGATGGACAAACCGTGTCTGATGGAAAAACAAATGCAGAAAAAGGGAGTAGATGCTCAATGTGGTTACTTCATGAGTTTGTTATGTGTATTCAAAGCCTATTGAATCGCTTGGGAATGGCATGTCCTTCTGGACATTGACCATCTGTTTATCCATTCTCACATTCTGGCAGTCTAACTAGTACTGGTAGGACATGCTTATCGTTGCAGCATTTTGAGCTCATGCAATACTACTGTTTATATCTAATCAAGAGCTTGTGATTTGGAGCTGGAGTAATAATCTgttaaagaagaaaaacaaaattgATCCAGTCAGTTAGAAATGAGGAGTAGAAATTGCTAATGTTTATGTGTACATAACAGATCATTTGGTTTGAAGGTGAAAGGATACATCAAGACCATTTGAAGGTGAAAGGATACATCAAGGCCATTTGAAGGTGAAAATTGGTTCCTTCGCTGGCGGTAATCTACCTTTACTAATTTCTAGACATATTCCATGAATGACTTTAACAAGCATGTCCAAATCACAAATTACAACTGTTCTCTTGCTTCCGTCGTGTGCTCATCTATCATGTCTAGTGTAAGGAATGAAATAATCCAGTTGTCAAATTCTCCCACATGTTCATGCAAGGTGCAGACAAGCAATTTGTACTGTGGTAGTATCGTTCTATATGTTCTTCCTGATGCCCGAATGGTCAACATGTATTCTTTCAGTAATGTCTGAGCTGCAGAATTCAAATTAGCCTTCATATTTCTCTCTTTTATCTGCAGGGCAATGTGTTAAACTAAGAGTACAATGAACTTGAATGGTGCTGATTTCTGGTTTTAACATTTTTGCACCCGTCTGGCTACACATGTCTTTATAATGTTGTTGATTCCTGGTTTTCCTAATATTTTTATTTCGTGTTTGAGAATAACATCAATGTTCATACTCCTGAAAAAAGGAACCATAGGCTCTTAAATTAGAGGTTAACAGTTTTTGTATCCTTGAAAATTGTTGTAGCAGATCCACTTTTTGATTGCC is drawn from Triticum dicoccoides isolate Atlit2015 ecotype Zavitan chromosome 6B, WEW_v2.0, whole genome shotgun sequence and contains these coding sequences:
- the LOC119323627 gene encoding uncharacterized protein LOC119323627 isoform X2; the encoded protein is MLSLSMWRASKVGLHRRRFAAGLHRIFFPSSSRPPRRRPPPRRPPVLLASFLLPASSPHGCVELHLAPTSPHLASCSTSSTWWLKKLQFFGASGGGSARSCGGVVDPVAGKLDPVARTRRFLVVLLDARGVGVMQSPPPRRAGTAAVLSLFMATAGVAAGGATDLCSASATATVGSLKFFLLLPDELLLPHPATSRLLLNKEQRVCVGYCCCWCSCCYCCCSCCCCWWCSWLLLLFLEYCCCYYRSFGLKVKGYIKTI
- the LOC119323627 gene encoding uncharacterized protein LOC119323627 isoform X1, translated to MLSLSMWRASKVGLHRRRFAAGLHRIFFPSSSRPPRRRPPPRRPPVLLASFLLPASSPHGCVELHLAPTSPHLASCSTSSTWWLKKLQFFGASGGGSARSCGGVVDPVAGKLDPVARTRRFLVVLLDARGVGVMQSPPPRRAGTAAVLSLFMATAGVAAGGATDLCSASATATVGSLKFFLLLPDELLLPHPATSRLLLNKEQRVCVGYCCCWCSCCYCCCSCCCCWWCSWLLLLFLEYCCCYYRYVMLLLQIAGVNCCCFFKLLEYIGSSRLTDLPAYKFSHACSHSPSDFFNSLLVPKNKRKMIILCKFQKNLMDKPCLMEKQMQKKGVDAQCGYFMSLLCVFKAY